The Nitrospirales bacterium genome includes a window with the following:
- a CDS encoding MogA/MoaB family molybdenum cofactor biosynthesis protein translates to MISAAILVISSKVLDNGQRDEIREVLEPMFQEEHMRLSSYHVVADNRDDIKSNLIELCDEKGAQIVLTVGGTGVRPTDWAPEATKDVIDKEVPGIGEAMRAESLKKVRTAMLSRGIAGIRGSTLIVNLPGSSRGARENLSVLMPILNHTIGKISGKGKLSRKGKLSK, encoded by the coding sequence TTGATCAGTGCGGCTATTCTGGTTATCAGCAGCAAAGTTCTTGATAATGGGCAGCGTGATGAGATTCGTGAAGTCTTAGAGCCCATGTTTCAGGAAGAGCACATGCGACTTAGCTCATACCACGTCGTCGCGGACAATCGAGACGACATTAAGTCGAACTTGATTGAATTGTGTGACGAAAAAGGCGCGCAGATAGTGTTGACAGTTGGAGGGACAGGCGTGCGTCCGACAGATTGGGCGCCTGAAGCCACGAAGGATGTCATCGACAAAGAAGTTCCGGGAATCGGAGAAGCTATGCGCGCTGAAAGTCTAAAAAAAGTGAGGACGGCGATGTTGTCACGAGGCATTGCCGGAATCCGGGGATCTACCCTGATCGTGAACCTTCCTGGAAGTTCACGAGGGGCTCGTGAAAACTTGTCAGTCCTTATGCCGATTCTCAATCACACGATCGGCAAAATATCCGGAAAAGGCAAACTGTCTAGAAAAGGCAAACTGTCTAAATGA
- a CDS encoding Mrp/NBP35 family ATP-binding protein, whose amino-acid sequence MATELKMIQPSTPNSGDVCTYMWACAICDETETCQKDKEGHSRWLVAKRMERIDYKILVMSNKGGVGKSTMTTNLAISLALKGYEVGICDMDIHGPNIPKMVGAEGQKLKISTGGGIIPHQVYNLKIASMSFLLQNSDDPIIWRDAYKYEFINQLLGGVEWQDLNFLLIDLPPGTGNESVTTIDLIGDVSGCVIVSTPQEVALLDARKSVTFARDSEIPIVGIVENMSGMDCPHCHQHIEVFRKGGGEASAHDMGVPFLGRVPLDPELVRQSDRGEPYALFHSDLPTADAIHHIANQVDDFCKRKGSLVQPSARPAPFMKKK is encoded by the coding sequence ATGGCAACTGAGTTAAAGATGATTCAACCGTCGACGCCCAATAGCGGGGATGTCTGTACCTACATGTGGGCATGTGCGATTTGCGATGAAACAGAAACGTGTCAAAAAGATAAAGAAGGGCACAGTCGGTGGCTCGTCGCCAAACGTATGGAACGGATCGATTACAAGATCTTGGTGATGAGTAACAAGGGTGGCGTTGGGAAGAGTACCATGACGACTAATTTGGCTATCAGTCTGGCATTAAAAGGCTATGAGGTTGGCATCTGTGATATGGATATTCATGGTCCCAACATTCCCAAAATGGTCGGGGCAGAGGGACAAAAACTCAAGATCAGCACGGGCGGCGGCATCATTCCCCATCAAGTGTACAACCTGAAAATCGCCTCCATGTCCTTTTTGTTGCAGAATTCTGACGATCCCATTATCTGGCGCGATGCCTATAAATACGAATTCATCAATCAATTGTTGGGCGGGGTCGAATGGCAGGATTTGAATTTTTTGCTCATCGATTTGCCTCCAGGCACCGGGAATGAATCCGTGACGACCATTGATCTCATCGGCGATGTCAGTGGTTGCGTGATCGTCTCGACTCCCCAGGAGGTCGCGCTGCTCGATGCCAGAAAATCGGTGACGTTCGCGAGAGACAGTGAAATCCCAATCGTGGGTATCGTGGAAAATATGAGCGGGATGGATTGTCCGCATTGTCATCAGCATATCGAAGTCTTTCGGAAGGGTGGGGGAGAAGCCTCTGCCCATGATATGGGGGTTCCCTTCTTGGGACGGGTTCCTTTGGACCCTGAGTTGGTGAGGCAAAGTGATCGTGGCGAGCCCTACGCGTTGTTCCATTCCGATTTGCCGACGGCTGACGCGATCCATCATATCGCGAATCAAGTGGATGATTTTTGTAAACGCAAAGGGTCTTTGGTTCAGCCGTCCGCGCGCCCCGCGCCGTTTATGAAAAAGAAATAA
- the tatC gene encoding twin-arginine translocase subunit TatC, which translates to MSKKRSKTFEWLEEKVFKPLEDKKMPIMEHLHELQWRLTRTVIVMAGIFIVTFFYADALVNWIRVPLQNYFIPGSLEWVPSDLPKIPFVFLAPAEALFQNIKVAALFALVLATPQILWETWQFVVPGLHVQERRFTGPFVVVSWLAFYLGLAFAFFIVLPFALHFLISYGLAAGFIAQISIANYVGFTLWFMVVFGMIFEVPLVLTLMAKLGWVDAPTLKAYRKWAFLGSFLFAAILTPTPDPFNQCIMALPMYFFYEVGIISAGVFGKRKPQTDPSDDEDEPPPSMPSSTAASSKIERRLQPVGASTSGDDDYVSVPDSGPR; encoded by the coding sequence ATGTCAAAGAAACGATCAAAGACGTTCGAGTGGCTTGAAGAGAAAGTCTTCAAGCCACTCGAAGATAAAAAAATGCCGATCATGGAGCATCTCCATGAGCTCCAGTGGCGTTTGACGCGCACCGTCATCGTAATGGCCGGAATTTTTATCGTTACGTTTTTCTATGCGGATGCGTTGGTGAACTGGATCCGCGTGCCGCTTCAAAACTACTTCATCCCCGGGTCACTCGAGTGGGTTCCCTCAGATCTTCCGAAAATCCCTTTCGTGTTTTTAGCGCCCGCCGAAGCGCTTTTTCAGAACATCAAGGTGGCGGCGTTATTTGCATTGGTGCTTGCCACCCCGCAGATTCTTTGGGAAACCTGGCAGTTTGTCGTGCCTGGCTTACATGTCCAGGAACGCCGGTTTACCGGTCCCTTTGTGGTGGTCAGCTGGCTGGCGTTCTATCTGGGGCTAGCCTTTGCGTTTTTTATCGTCCTGCCGTTCGCGTTACACTTTTTGATTTCATACGGGTTGGCGGCTGGGTTTATCGCCCAGATTTCGATCGCCAACTATGTGGGGTTTACGCTGTGGTTTATGGTCGTGTTCGGCATGATTTTCGAAGTACCGCTGGTGCTGACGTTGATGGCGAAACTTGGATGGGTGGATGCGCCGACGTTAAAAGCCTACCGGAAATGGGCGTTTTTAGGGTCATTTCTCTTCGCTGCGATTTTGACTCCGACGCCGGATCCGTTTAATCAATGTATCATGGCTTTACCAATGTATTTTTTCTATGAAGTGGGTATCATTAGCGCAGGTGTGTTCGGAAAAAGGAAACCCCAAACTGACCCATCTGATGATGAAGATGAGCCGCCTCCGAGCATGCCGTCGTCAACTGCTGCTTCTTCCAAAATAGAGAGAAGGTTACAGCCAGTTGGGGCTAGTACGAGTGGAGATGATGATTATGTCAGTGTTCCCGATTCAGGACCCCGGTAA